In the Terriglobales bacterium genome, AAGTGGCGGGTGGCCACCGAAAGTGGCAGCGGGGAATTCGATGCCGTCATCCTGGCGGTGCCCGCGTACGCGGCCGCAGGTCTCCTCGGGGATGTGCACACTCGCCTGGCCGAGCTGCTGCAGCAGATACCCTACAGCTCCTCAGTCACCGTAGCCTTGGGTTACGATTCCGCTGTTTCCTTGCCTGAGGGTTTTGGCTTCCTGGTGCCGCGCAGCGAAGGACGCCACATGCTGGCCTGCACCTTCGTCCACAACAAGTTTCCTCACCGCGCACCGCAGGGCTGGCGGTTGCTGCGCGTGTTCCTGGGCGGCTCGAGCGACCCGCACGCTCATGAACTGGACGACTCTGAAATCACTACGCTGGTGCGGCAGGAACTGCGCGAGATCCTCGGCCTGGAAGCGGAAGCGTGCTTCGTGCGCATCTACCGGTGGCCGCGCGCCATGGCGCAGTATGAGGTCGGGCACCTCGAGCGCGTGACGGAAATCACCCGCCTGCGAGCGGAGCTGCCCGGGCTTTTTTTGGCGGGGAATGCCTATGGCGGCATCGGCGTCCCCGACTGCGTACGCGAGGGCAGGGAGGCTGCCCGCGCGGCAGCCGCGACTTAGGTGCAGCTTCCGGGTTTAGACTTTGTGAATCACAGCCATGTTCTCGGCCCGTTCATCACGAATCGCCCTGTACGCGGCAGCTCTGACGGTGACGACTCTGCTGCTGGCGCAGGATCACCAGCACGACGAGGGTGATTCCCCCCGACCCCAGGCTGGCGAGAGTGCGGCGACCCAGGCCATGTCCACGCGCGACCTGGACATGGGGCCGCACATGAGGATGACGCGCTTGTGGGAGCCCATGCCCGGGGACAGCGAACGCGCCCAGCGGGTGGTGGATTCCGCACGCCATGCCCTCGAACGCTACCAGGACTACCGCGCCGCCGAGGCCGATGGTTACCGGATCTTTCTACGGCGCGTCCCGCAGAAGATGTATCACTTCACTAACTGGCGCTACGCCGTGCAAGCTGCCTTCCAGTTCGATCCGGAACGGCCGACCTCACTGCTGTATGAGAAAACCGGCACCGGCTACAAGCTGATTGGGGCCATGTACACCGCGCCCGCTGACATGCCGGAGGACGAACTGCATGCCCGCATCCCGCTGAGCGTGGCGCGCTGGCATGCGCACGTGAACCTGTGCCTGCCGCCGCGCGAGCGCCGCCGCGAAGCCCTGGGCAAGAGTGCCCGCTTCGGCTTGCAAGGTTCCATCACCACGCGCAAGGAATGCGAACGGGAAGGCGGCCACTTCATGCCGCAGATCTTCGGCTGGATGGTGCACATGTATCCGTTCGAGCAGACGGAAGCCAAGATCTGGTCGCTCGAGCCGCAGGCGCCCCGTCATCACCACTGAAGGGCGGCAGCAGATATCGGCGTCGAGCCTTTCTGGCTCCGCCACTCATAAAGCCCTGCGTGGACCGCCACGATCGCTTCCTGGAGCAAGATCACGGTACATATTGTGGGTCGACACTTCCCTTGCCAGCGGAGAACTTAACGTCAAGGCGCGGCAGGTTTGTGAGTTCCAAGGTCGCAGAGGCCAACCGGACCCGATTGCCGGACCTGTCGACCTCCTCAAGCAATCGCGTAAACAAGCGATCTCTGACGTAGCGGCGCTTTCGATAATCCACGATGTAGCGCGCCGTGAACTCGATCCAATTGTCGTTGGCAGCCAGAGTGATCATCGGTTCAATCCCAGCCTGTTCGAGCTGGTATTTCTTGCTGGTCTCTTCCCAAGCCACCCGTGAATGCAGTGCATAATCTCGACAGATTTCGTCGACGACCTGTGCGAACACTTTTCGCGCGTACTCCCAGTCGGAGCCATAGCGGACGGGGATCTTGATTTC is a window encoding:
- the hemG gene encoding protoporphyrinogen oxidase; protein product: KWRVATESGSGEFDAVILAVPAYAAAGLLGDVHTRLAELLQQIPYSSSVTVALGYDSAVSLPEGFGFLVPRSEGRHMLACTFVHNKFPHRAPQGWRLLRVFLGGSSDPHAHELDDSEITTLVRQELREILGLEAEACFVRIYRWPRAMAQYEVGHLERVTEITRLRAELPGLFLAGNAYGGIGVPDCVREGREAARAAAAT